From a region of the Odoribacter splanchnicus DSM 20712 genome:
- a CDS encoding ABC transporter ATP-binding protein, whose protein sequence is MNIKIQDLTKVYPDGHKALNGLNLNIEPGMFGLLGPNGAGKTTLMRIMTLLQNPSSGTIFFDDYDILRDRKAIRSVLGYLPQDFRFFEKLKTWEFLDYGAGLAGIKGTRKRSEIVDEMLRKVGLYEVRDRWANRLSGGMKRRLGIAQAIIGNPKVIIVDEPTTGLDPEERIRFRNILSEVSDKDVIIILSTHIVGDISSTCKKLALLNKGELKFEGSPDDMIELVRGKVWEIFVTDPELQQIKEKYPIISTIPSEGGWEIQIVTEKLEGFDGKAIIPNIEHAYVYFMDYLLKDKMEMYSEKIGGDLFN, encoded by the coding sequence ATGAATATCAAAATCCAAGATTTGACCAAGGTTTACCCGGATGGTCATAAGGCGTTAAACGGCTTGAACCTGAATATAGAACCCGGCATGTTCGGTTTACTGGGGCCTAACGGAGCAGGTAAAACGACGTTGATGCGGATTATGACTCTTTTGCAAAATCCCTCTTCAGGTACTATTTTTTTCGATGATTACGATATTTTGCGCGATCGTAAGGCTATTCGTTCTGTTTTAGGCTATCTACCTCAGGATTTCCGTTTTTTCGAAAAACTAAAAACCTGGGAATTTCTAGACTACGGGGCAGGACTGGCGGGAATAAAAGGCACCCGGAAAAGGTCGGAAATCGTCGATGAGATGCTGAGAAAGGTCGGTTTGTATGAAGTCAGGGACCGTTGGGCTAACCGGTTGTCGGGTGGTATGAAAAGACGTCTTGGGATTGCACAGGCGATCATCGGTAATCCGAAAGTCATCATCGTCGATGAACCGACGACAGGTCTGGACCCGGAAGAACGAATCCGGTTCAGAAATATCCTTTCGGAAGTCAGTGATAAAGATGTCATCATTATCTTATCCACTCACATTGTGGGGGATATATCCAGCACCTGCAAAAAACTGGCCTTACTGAACAAGGGAGAATTGAAATTCGAAGGTTCTCCGGACGATATGATTGAATTAGTCCGGGGGAAAGTATGGGAAATCTTCGTTACCGACCCTGAATTGCAGCAAATCAAGGAAAAATATCCGATCATTTCTACTATTCCTTCGGAAGGAGGCTGGGAGATCCAAATCGTAACCGAAAAATTGGAAGGTTTCGACGGCAAAGCCATTATCCCCAATATCGAACATGCTTACGTCTATTTTATGGACTATCTGCTAAAGGATAAAATGGAAATGTATAGCGAAAAAATCGGTGGAGACCTATTTAATTAA
- a CDS encoding non-canonical purine NTP diphosphatase: MKLVFATNNKHKLEEISHLLEGEAEIGSLAEIGCQEDIPEDHDTLEENALQKARYIKEHYGYDCFADDTGLEIEALDKRPGVYSARYAGPAKDSVENMKKVLREMEGISDRKACFRTVIALIQGKEEHLFEGRVDGKILTAQQGEAGFGYDPIFQPEGFDLSFAEMPMDEKNKISHRGRAIQQLIAFLKEQHNK; encoded by the coding sequence ATGAAATTAGTATTTGCAACGAACAACAAGCATAAGCTGGAAGAGATCAGCCATTTATTAGAAGGCGAAGCCGAAATCGGCTCGCTTGCGGAAATCGGTTGCCAGGAGGATATCCCGGAAGATCACGACACTCTGGAAGAAAATGCCTTGCAAAAAGCCCGATACATCAAAGAACATTACGGGTACGACTGTTTTGCGGATGATACGGGGCTTGAAATCGAAGCACTGGATAAGCGTCCCGGTGTATATTCTGCCCGCTATGCCGGTCCTGCAAAAGATTCTGTCGAAAACATGAAGAAAGTACTTCGCGAAATGGAGGGGATATCCGATCGGAAAGCTTGTTTCCGTACGGTTATCGCTTTAATTCAAGGAAAAGAAGAGCACCTGTTCGAAGGAAGGGTAGACGGCAAAATATTAACCGCCCAACAAGGAGAAGCCGGTTTCGGATATGACCCGATTTTTCAACCCGAAGGGTTCGACCTCAGTTTTGCTGAAATGCCTATGGACGAAAAAAATAAAATCAGCCATCGGGGAAGAGCTATTCAGCAATTAATCGCATTTTTGAAAGAGCAACACAACAAGTGA
- the nhaC gene encoding Na+/H+ antiporter NhaC, with protein sequence MKTQTKVPSLIQAILPLIVLIALLSFNVSYFDDPLGGSNQIALIIAASICSILALFNHVSWHEIQRKILQTIDSAMTAILILLLIGSLSGSWMLSGVIPAMIYYGVDIMHPSYFLVASVVLCAIVSLATGSSWSTIATVGVAIVGVGNAFGLHQGLVAGAVISGAYFGDKMSPLSDTTNLAPTIAGTDLFTHIRYMVYTTFPTLILTLIIFGIIGLYQLNTDTAIDTGFIKKGLESSFHITPWLLSVPVLLIIIIIKKVPPIPAMLGGVVLGVIFALIFQPDLLDQLIAQEKFHNTYQLIIQAVGSRMTLSTGVSEVDELLTTGGMEGMLDTVWLIIAALTFGGVMEASGSLKRVGEAFMHFIYNDTSLVSTTILTCIFFNITACDQYLSIVVPGKMMQKIYEQRGLKPEVLSRALEDSATVTSVLVPWNTCGATQSRVLGVPTIEYLPYCFFNLISPLMNIFITIIHYKIRRIKVKA encoded by the coding sequence ATGAAAACTCAGACCAAAGTCCCTTCACTGATACAAGCAATTCTTCCATTGATTGTTCTGATCGCCCTACTCTCGTTTAATGTCAGTTATTTCGACGATCCTTTGGGGGGCTCTAATCAAATAGCCTTAATCATCGCAGCAAGTATCTGTAGCATCCTGGCCCTTTTCAATCATGTCAGCTGGCATGAAATCCAACGAAAAATATTGCAGACCATTGATTCGGCTATGACGGCGATACTTATTCTGTTATTGATCGGTTCGCTAAGTGGTTCCTGGATGCTGAGCGGAGTCATTCCAGCTATGATTTACTATGGAGTAGATATCATGCACCCGTCCTACTTCCTGGTGGCCTCTGTCGTCCTTTGTGCTATTGTATCTCTGGCAACAGGCAGTTCCTGGTCGACGATCGCCACTGTAGGTGTAGCTATCGTGGGAGTCGGTAATGCTTTCGGACTTCATCAGGGGCTTGTAGCAGGTGCCGTCATCTCAGGAGCCTATTTCGGCGATAAAATGTCCCCGCTCTCAGACACGACAAACCTGGCTCCTACAATTGCAGGAACGGATCTTTTCACTCATATCCGCTACATGGTATACACCACTTTCCCAACTTTAATTCTCACGTTGATCATATTCGGAATCATCGGCCTATATCAATTAAATACAGATACTGCCATAGATACCGGCTTTATAAAAAAGGGCCTGGAAAGTAGTTTCCACATTACTCCCTGGTTATTATCGGTCCCTGTTTTACTCATTATTATTATTATAAAAAAAGTTCCCCCCATACCTGCCATGCTGGGTGGAGTTGTTCTCGGAGTTATTTTCGCCCTCATTTTTCAACCTGATCTCCTCGATCAGCTGATCGCTCAAGAAAAGTTCCACAACACCTATCAGTTGATCATCCAAGCTGTCGGAAGTAGAATGACACTGAGCACAGGGGTATCCGAAGTCGACGAATTGTTGACAACAGGAGGAATGGAAGGTATGCTCGATACAGTTTGGCTAATTATTGCAGCTCTTACTTTCGGAGGAGTGATGGAAGCCAGCGGATCCTTAAAAAGAGTGGGTGAAGCTTTTATGCATTTTATTTATAACGACACTTCGCTGGTCAGCACGACCATACTGACTTGTATCTTCTTCAATATCACAGCCTGCGATCAATATCTTTCTATAGTCGTACCCGGTAAAATGATGCAAAAAATTTACGAACAAAGAGGCTTGAAACCCGAAGTCCTCAGTCGGGCTCTGGAAGATTCTGCGACAGTCACTTCCGTATTGGTCCCCTGGAATACTTGTGGAGCTACCCAATCACGGGTACTCGGCGTACCTACGATCGAATACCTCCCTTATTGTTTCTTTAATTTAATTTCCCCGCTGATGAATATTTTCATCACGATCATCCATTATAAAATACGAAGAATTAAAGTAAAAGCATAA
- the frr gene encoding ribosome recycling factor, translating into MNEEVKMYMDEAKEQMQNALVHLENELAKIRAGKANPKILNDVLVDYYGSPTPLSQVANITAPDPRTIAVQPWEKNMLGPIQKAIMNANLGFNPDNNGEVVRINVPPLTAERRKELVKQSKGVGETAKVSIRNARRDAIDEFKKMVKSGLPEDEAKDAEDEVQKITDSYNKKIDEILTAKEKDIMTI; encoded by the coding sequence ATGAACGAGGAAGTAAAAATGTACATGGACGAGGCCAAAGAACAAATGCAAAATGCATTGGTCCACCTCGAAAATGAATTGGCGAAAATCAGAGCCGGCAAAGCAAACCCCAAAATTCTGAACGATGTTCTGGTAGATTATTACGGATCACCGACTCCATTGTCACAAGTAGCCAATATCACGGCTCCGGATCCACGTACAATTGCAGTTCAGCCTTGGGAAAAAAATATGCTTGGCCCTATCCAAAAAGCCATTATGAATGCCAATCTGGGATTTAACCCGGATAATAACGGAGAAGTTGTCCGGATCAATGTACCGCCCTTGACTGCCGAGAGAAGAAAAGAACTGGTGAAACAATCGAAAGGGGTCGGTGAAACCGCCAAGGTAAGTATCCGGAATGCCCGTCGCGATGCTATCGACGAATTCAAAAAAATGGTGAAGAGTGGTCTGCCCGAAGATGAAGCTAAAGATGCCGAAGATGAAGTTCAAAAGATCACAGACAGCTATAACAAAAAGATAGATGAAATCCTGACCGCAAAGGAAAAGGATATTATGACCATCTAA
- the recO gene encoding DNA repair protein RecO codes for MEIVQGIILKTSPYSETQKIIRIYTKEKGYLSMISPSVVFKRKTKTVHLLQISEIEFFENEKSDLHKLRQISPIINLPELYFDIFKMNILLLWGEILNLILKNEGKNEELFDYLTHSIEYLNSTHNDIGNFNLYFLYRLAGFIGFRINTSSWQENYVFNINNGSFYPSDPATPYISGPNTAKIIYQLCTCPLAEIKAIPLNRQSRNILLDVILLFYSIHLNINFNIKSIQVIREVFA; via the coding sequence ATGGAAATTGTTCAGGGAATCATATTAAAAACCAGCCCTTACTCGGAAACTCAGAAAATTATCCGAATCTATACGAAAGAAAAGGGGTATCTGTCCATGATATCCCCTTCTGTCGTATTCAAAAGAAAAACCAAAACTGTCCATCTCCTGCAAATCAGCGAGATCGAATTTTTCGAGAATGAAAAGAGCGATTTGCACAAACTCCGTCAAATCTCTCCGATCATCAACCTGCCCGAGTTATATTTCGATATTTTCAAGATGAATATCCTTTTGTTGTGGGGAGAAATTCTGAACCTGATTTTAAAAAATGAAGGGAAAAATGAAGAGTTGTTCGATTACCTGACCCATTCCATCGAATACCTGAACTCGACCCATAACGACATCGGAAACTTTAACCTTTATTTTCTCTATCGTCTGGCCGGTTTTATCGGTTTTCGGATCAACACTTCTTCATGGCAGGAGAATTACGTTTTCAATATCAACAACGGGAGCTTTTATCCTTCCGATCCGGCCACTCCGTATATTTCGGGACCGAATACCGCTAAAATCATTTACCAGCTATGTACTTGTCCTCTGGCCGAAATAAAAGCCATTCCTCTCAACCGGCAATCGCGCAATATTCTATTGGATGTTATCCTGCTTTTTTACAGCATCCATCTGAATATCAATTTCAATATTAAAAGTATACAGGTTATCCGGGAAGTTTTTGCCTGA
- a CDS encoding M56 family metallopeptidase — translation MQTFLLYMIKSSTILIVLLTYYQFFLKRQTFFNLNRIFLLGVLVLSALLPFISIEINRNDMIGFPTLASVSELLEENQIGKSSQSTLITATEQPIPMIPLLYGIGVVFFFLRYLTTLCRLCLFVHRNPRKRLHGLYMIQIQEGLPTFSFFNYLFINPHSLSQENRRKIFAHEKIHIQQCHSLDLCIAEIICIANWFNPFVWLIKQLILENHEYIADQQVIRKYKISGYLELLIQQSLKGAFSFTNYFSCSNLKKRTIMLTKKQSRKFQMINYIPAFLLAGMLFYLFSCKNMCEEPESPELQVFQIVENMPQFSGDLSKWATQNIKYPSKAIEAGIEGKVYVNFIIDSTGRVGHAEIQRSTQSLLNAEALKGIEAMPDWIPGKQRGKAVRVIYTLPVTFSLKDQAGNFAPKVTIIPPHNEAKTPTLVKDSSETENSTEVCIFQVVEEMPEFAEGNVAEWIMKNIKYPKEAIEANITGKVFVQFVIEKDGSITNAKIARSASTLLDAEALRIVNNMPQWIPGKQRGKAVRVAYTLPISFSLE, via the coding sequence ATGCAAACTTTCCTCCTTTACATGATCAAATCTTCAACAATTCTGATCGTATTATTGACCTATTATCAATTTTTCCTGAAAAGACAGACTTTCTTTAATCTGAACCGGATTTTTTTGCTAGGCGTATTGGTCCTATCGGCATTGCTTCCCTTTATTTCCATTGAAATAAACCGGAACGATATGATCGGTTTTCCCACTCTCGCCTCAGTCAGTGAATTGTTGGAGGAAAACCAGATAGGGAAAAGCAGTCAAAGCACGCTTATTACAGCCACAGAACAGCCGATCCCTATGATTCCCCTACTTTATGGGATCGGAGTTGTGTTTTTTTTCCTTCGTTATTTAACCACTCTATGCCGGCTATGCTTATTCGTTCATCGAAATCCACGCAAACGATTACATGGATTGTATATGATCCAAATTCAGGAAGGCCTACCTACTTTCTCCTTCTTTAATTATCTGTTTATCAACCCCCACTCTTTGAGTCAGGAAAACAGACGGAAAATATTTGCACACGAAAAAATTCACATACAACAATGCCACAGTCTGGATTTGTGTATAGCCGAGATCATCTGCATCGCCAATTGGTTCAATCCTTTTGTGTGGTTAATAAAACAGCTTATTCTCGAAAACCACGAATATATCGCCGATCAACAGGTTATCCGTAAATATAAAATCAGCGGATACCTTGAATTACTCATTCAGCAAAGTCTGAAAGGAGCCTTTTCTTTTACGAACTATTTTTCGTGTTCGAATCTAAAAAAAAGAACCATTATGTTGACCAAAAAACAATCCCGCAAATTCCAGATGATCAATTATATTCCGGCATTTTTATTAGCCGGAATGCTATTTTATCTCTTCTCTTGTAAAAACATGTGCGAAGAACCGGAGTCGCCGGAGCTTCAAGTTTTTCAGATTGTAGAGAATATGCCTCAATTTTCAGGCGATCTCTCCAAGTGGGCGACACAAAATATCAAATACCCTTCAAAAGCGATCGAAGCAGGAATCGAGGGGAAAGTGTATGTCAATTTTATTATCGACTCGACAGGTCGGGTCGGACATGCTGAAATACAACGAAGTACCCAGTCACTATTGAATGCCGAAGCCTTAAAAGGAATCGAGGCCATGCCCGATTGGATTCCGGGAAAACAAAGAGGAAAAGCGGTGCGAGTAATTTATACCCTGCCTGTTACTTTCAGTCTCAAAGACCAAGCCGGCAACTTCGCTCCGAAGGTTACCATAATTCCTCCCCATAACGAGGCCAAAACACCGACATTAGTGAAAGATTCTTCTGAAACAGAAAACAGTACGGAGGTTTGCATATTTCAGGTAGTTGAAGAGATGCCCGAATTTGCAGAGGGAAACGTGGCGGAATGGATCATGAAAAATATCAAATATCCGAAAGAAGCAATAGAAGCAAATATTACAGGTAAAGTCTTTGTTCAGTTCGTTATTGAAAAAGACGGAAGCATTACAAATGCTAAGATCGCCAGAAGTGCATCTACTCTGCTGGATGCAGAAGCTTTACGAATTGTAAATAATATGCCCCAATGGATCCCGGGAAAACAAAGAGGTAAAGCGGTCAGAGTCGCTTACACTTTACCCATAAGCTTTTCATTGGAGTAA
- a CDS encoding BlaI/MecI/CopY family transcriptional regulator, with translation MKELTRAEEQIMQVLWDLGKGFVKDIIDKLPEPRPAYNTVSTIVRILQDKGFVGHETFGKSHCYYPLVAKDTYTKKFLKNFIGNYFGNSFSQMVSFFAKEENIDLKELEEILKRADEARRSEN, from the coding sequence ATGAAAGAATTAACAAGAGCAGAAGAACAAATTATGCAAGTGCTTTGGGATTTAGGAAAAGGTTTTGTGAAAGATATTATAGATAAACTTCCGGAGCCCAGGCCAGCTTACAACACAGTCTCTACTATCGTTCGGATTTTGCAGGATAAAGGATTTGTCGGTCACGAAACTTTTGGGAAAAGTCATTGTTATTATCCTTTGGTAGCCAAAGATACTTATACCAAAAAGTTTTTAAAGAATTTCATCGGTAACTATTTTGGAAATTCATTCAGCCAAATGGTTTCTTTTTTTGCCAAAGAGGAAAACATTGATTTGAAGGAATTGGAAGAAATTCTAAAACGTGCAGACGAAGCACGACGATCAGAAAACTAA
- the rsgA gene encoding ribosome small subunit-dependent GTPase A, which yields MKRGIVVKSTGSWYWVRLEEGNMVQCRIRGKFRMEGIRTTNPLAVGDEVELEEGSEGYVITAIGKRRNYIIRRSTNLSKESHIIAANVDLALLVVTVNHPVTSTVFIDRFLVTAEAYNIPAVLVFNKTDLYDAEDQAMLGGLTVIYRKIGYPCYAVSAETGEHVDEIRSLLKDKITVLSGLSGVGKSSLVNCIEPGLDLKTAGISDAHDSGKHTTTFAEMFPLKQGGFIIDTPGLRSFGIIDLKKEELSHFFPEIFAKSGECRFYNCTHTHEPGCAVLEAVEQDEISESRYVSYLSMMEESGKYR from the coding sequence ATGAAAAGAGGAATTGTCGTAAAATCGACCGGTAGTTGGTATTGGGTAAGATTGGAGGAAGGGAATATGGTGCAGTGCCGTATTCGGGGGAAATTCCGGATGGAAGGAATCCGAACGACCAATCCGTTAGCTGTCGGAGATGAGGTGGAATTGGAAGAAGGAAGTGAAGGCTATGTTATTACGGCAATAGGAAAGAGACGTAATTATATTATCCGTAGATCGACGAATTTGTCCAAAGAGTCGCATATTATTGCAGCAAATGTCGATTTGGCTTTGTTGGTGGTGACTGTTAATCATCCGGTGACTTCTACCGTATTTATCGATCGTTTTTTGGTAACTGCAGAAGCTTATAATATTCCTGCCGTACTGGTTTTTAATAAAACGGATCTGTATGATGCCGAAGATCAGGCAATGTTAGGGGGATTGACGGTGATTTACCGTAAAATCGGGTATCCTTGTTATGCCGTATCGGCGGAAACCGGTGAACACGTCGATGAAATCCGGAGTTTACTGAAAGACAAGATCACCGTGCTTTCCGGCTTGTCGGGAGTGGGGAAATCTTCTTTAGTCAATTGCATTGAGCCTGGCTTGGACCTGAAAACTGCAGGAATTTCGGATGCCCACGATTCGGGGAAGCATACCACCACTTTTGCTGAAATGTTTCCATTGAAACAGGGCGGTTTCATTATCGATACTCCGGGATTACGAAGTTTTGGAATTATCGATTTGAAAAAAGAGGAGTTGTCGCATTTTTTCCCGGAAATATTCGCGAAGTCCGGAGAATGCCGCTTTTATAATTGCACCCATACCCATGAACCCGGTTGTGCTGTGTTGGAAGCTGTGGAGCAAGACGAAATCAGTGAGAGCCGTTATGTGAGCTATCTGAGTATGATGGAAGAAAGCGGGAAATATAGATAA
- a CDS encoding YceD family protein, giving the protein MDRLREYKIAFRGLGEGKHSFEFIMDEGFFDCFEATKGTRGEVKATVLIVKSSLLMEVRITIEGMVKATCDRCLGEVNLPVSGVMNLYVKQNGREEGNEDDYIILSPEDDYLDVSSYLYETYMLNYPMRVVHPEGECDEDMQEVLHEYVIEEDDKPIDPRWNELKKLINN; this is encoded by the coding sequence GTGGATAGATTGAGAGAATATAAGATAGCATTCAGAGGATTAGGAGAGGGAAAACACTCTTTTGAGTTCATCATGGATGAGGGATTCTTCGATTGTTTTGAAGCAACGAAAGGAACCCGGGGAGAAGTCAAAGCTACCGTCCTGATCGTGAAGAGTTCACTTTTAATGGAAGTACGTATAACGATCGAAGGAATGGTAAAAGCAACCTGCGACAGATGTTTAGGAGAAGTAAATCTTCCGGTGTCCGGTGTTATGAATTTGTATGTAAAACAAAACGGACGGGAAGAAGGGAACGAAGATGATTATATAATATTGTCGCCGGAGGATGACTATTTGGATGTAAGTTCGTATCTTTATGAAACTTATATGTTGAATTACCCGATGCGGGTAGTGCATCCCGAAGGAGAATGCGACGAAGATATGCAGGAAGTGTTGCATGAATATGTGATAGAAGAAGATGATAAACCAATAGATCCGAGATGGAATGAATTGAAAAAATTAATTAATAACTAA
- the rpmF gene encoding 50S ribosomal protein L32, producing the protein MAHPKHRTSKQRRNKRRTHDAITVTAIAKCSNCGAAVQYHTVCPECGYYRGKLAIEKAVVA; encoded by the coding sequence ATGGCACATCCGAAACATCGAACCTCAAAACAGAGAAGAAATAAGAGAAGAACGCATGATGCGATTACGGTAACCGCTATTGCTAAGTGTTCTAACTGTGGTGCTGCTGTACAGTATCATACAGTATGTCCTGAATGTGGATATTACAGAGGAAAGTTGGCTATTGAGAAAGCAGTAGTAGCATAA
- the kdsB gene encoding 3-deoxy-manno-octulosonate cytidylyltransferase translates to MNVLILIPARYASTRFPGKPLAEIGGKPMIQHVVEKAQLVSQDAFVATDDQRIYDRVVGFGGKVVMTSADHKSGTDRCCEAYRHIVADYRKTYDVVVNIQGDEPFIQPDQVRALIACFEDPRIQIATLAKQFDTNADIFDPNKVKVVCSSLQTALYFSRSAIPYCRGKEQGEWSAVIPFYKHVGMYAYRPEVLREITALPQGKLEKAESLEQLRWLENGYKIAVRFTDHESVGIDTPEDLERARKISETSDLWSAKY, encoded by the coding sequence ATGAATGTTTTAATTTTGATTCCGGCGCGTTATGCATCGACTCGTTTTCCGGGTAAACCTTTGGCTGAGATCGGTGGTAAACCGATGATCCAGCATGTGGTAGAAAAAGCACAGTTGGTTTCACAAGACGCTTTTGTCGCAACGGACGATCAGCGGATATACGACCGGGTTGTAGGGTTCGGAGGAAAAGTAGTGATGACTTCTGCCGACCACAAGAGCGGAACCGACCGTTGTTGCGAAGCCTACCGGCATATTGTGGCTGATTACCGAAAAACTTATGATGTTGTTGTCAACATACAGGGAGACGAACCCTTTATTCAACCCGATCAGGTACGTGCTTTGATCGCTTGTTTTGAAGATCCCCGGATTCAGATCGCTACCTTGGCAAAACAATTCGACACGAATGCGGATATTTTCGATCCCAATAAGGTTAAGGTGGTATGTTCGTCTCTGCAGACCGCTCTTTATTTTTCCCGTTCTGCCATTCCTTATTGCCGGGGAAAAGAGCAAGGAGAATGGAGTGCTGTGATTCCTTTTTACAAACATGTGGGCATGTATGCTTACCGGCCTGAAGTATTACGAGAGATTACAGCTTTGCCTCAGGGAAAACTGGAAAAGGCAGAATCTCTGGAACAATTGCGTTGGCTTGAGAACGGTTATAAGATTGCGGTAAGGTTCACCGATCACGAATCGGTAGGAATCGATACGCCCGAGGATTTGGAGAGAGCGAGAAAGATCAGTGAAACCTCTGATCTCTGGTCTGCGAAATACTGA
- a CDS encoding bactofilin family protein encodes MGKENPGNAVNLLCEGTVIVGDIKTKNDIRIDGIIKGKIITSGRLVVGNTAKIEGNIDCCNVDVLGVVLGDIQASGTVSLKSSAKVIGNIVSSVLSIEPGVIFNGNCQMTKKEGREPAKE; translated from the coding sequence ATGGGTAAAGAGAATCCTGGAAATGCTGTCAATTTGTTGTGCGAAGGTACGGTTATTGTAGGTGATATAAAAACAAAGAACGATATCCGGATCGACGGAATCATAAAAGGTAAGATCATTACTTCAGGGAGATTAGTGGTTGGTAATACGGCCAAGATTGAAGGCAACATCGATTGCTGCAATGTAGACGTATTGGGGGTTGTACTTGGTGATATACAAGCTTCCGGGACGGTTTCACTGAAATCGTCCGCCAAAGTGATTGGAAATATTGTTTCATCTGTACTCTCGATCGAACCGGGAGTGATATTCAATGGCAATTGCCAAATGACAAAAAAAGAGGGGCGTGAACCGGCTAAAGAATAA
- a CDS encoding beta-ketoacyl-ACP synthase III produces the protein MQTNRLRAIITGVGAYYPDYILDNEELSQMVDTSDEWIMTRVGIKERRILKDPTKGSAWLGAQAVKDLFEKTGTKPEEVDLLICATVTPDMHFPANAQIIADMVGVKNAFGFDLNAGCSGFLFGLVTATQYVESGRYKKVVFVGCEKMSVITDYTDRKTCPLFGDAAAAVLLEPTAEELGVMDHILRSDGMGRDHLYMKAGGSLNPPSIETVTNREHFIFQDGQFVFKHAVTKMADTAAEIMEKNHLTADDIAWLVPHQANLRIISATGDRMGLDPSKVMVNIQKYGNTTSATIPLCLYEWENQLHKGDNLILAAFGAGFTWGAIWLKWAYDPKK, from the coding sequence ATGCAAACGAATAGGCTGAGAGCCATAATAACCGGAGTAGGGGCATATTATCCCGACTATATCCTCGACAATGAGGAATTGAGCCAGATGGTGGATACCTCTGATGAATGGATCATGACCCGGGTAGGGATCAAAGAAAGACGAATTTTAAAAGATCCGACGAAAGGAAGTGCCTGGCTGGGTGCACAAGCCGTAAAAGATCTGTTCGAGAAAACCGGAACCAAACCGGAAGAAGTAGATTTGTTGATTTGTGCTACAGTGACACCGGATATGCATTTCCCTGCTAATGCGCAGATTATTGCCGATATGGTTGGAGTGAAGAATGCTTTCGGATTTGATTTGAATGCAGGTTGTTCCGGATTCCTTTTTGGCTTGGTTACTGCTACTCAGTATGTAGAAAGTGGTAGATATAAAAAAGTGGTATTTGTCGGATGTGAGAAAATGTCCGTGATCACCGATTATACGGATCGTAAGACTTGTCCGTTGTTTGGTGATGCTGCTGCAGCTGTATTGCTCGAACCGACAGCAGAAGAGCTTGGTGTGATGGATCACATCCTGCGCTCGGATGGTATGGGACGCGACCATTTGTATATGAAAGCCGGTGGATCGCTGAATCCTCCTTCCATAGAAACGGTTACTAACCGTGAACATTTTATTTTTCAGGATGGCCAGTTCGTATTTAAACATGCCGTAACGAAAATGGCCGATACCGCAGCAGAAATTATGGAAAAAAATCACCTGACCGCCGACGATATCGCATGGTTGGTGCCCCATCAGGCAAATCTGCGTATTATCTCTGCTACCGGCGATCGTATGGGACTCGATCCTTCTAAAGTTATGGTGAATATCCAGAAATACGGAAATACCACTTCTGCAACGATTCCATTGTGCCTGTACGAATGGGAAAATCAGTTACACAAGGGAGATAATCTGATTCTCGCAGCGTTCGGTGCGGGATTTACCTGGGGAGCTATCTGGCTGAAATGGGCTTACGATCCCAAGAAGTAA
- a CDS encoding bactofilin family protein, with protein MNQERFDIEYEGNRILENTRIDGNLKTDKSVYLDGMIQGNVHAGKLVIINKGGKVDGDVDCDELYINGTITGNVCVACKTVMGGDAVIEGGLITDTLEITLGATIRKGLKLKKRRNKLR; from the coding sequence ATGAATCAGGAACGTTTTGATATTGAATATGAGGGGAACCGGATACTGGAAAATACCAGAATTGACGGTAATTTGAAGACCGATAAGAGTGTATACCTGGATGGTATGATTCAAGGAAATGTACATGCCGGAAAACTGGTGATCATAAACAAAGGGGGGAAGGTCGACGGAGATGTGGATTGCGATGAATTATATATCAACGGCACTATTACAGGTAATGTATGTGTGGCCTGTAAAACTGTTATGGGAGGAGATGCTGTGATCGAAGGTGGCTTGATTACAGATACACTCGAAATAACGCTTGGTGCAACCATCAGGAAAGGATTGAAATTAAAAAAGCGTCGAAATAAATTAAGGTGA